A DNA window from uncultured Methanoregula sp. contains the following coding sequences:
- a CDS encoding PAS domain S-box protein encodes MISNTIQILYVDDESELLEIGKLYLEDELDFSVDCVLSGGDALERISSGTYDVIVSDYQMPRMNGITLLKTVRSAGKDIPFILFTGKGREDVVIDAFNHGADFYLQKGGEPDAQFAELAHKIRKSVERKRGDSALQESERRYRNLYQYALVGLFETRLTDGTIVACNQRYCDLFGFFSVADAIGESVVHLYEQPEDRLEVSRILREQGQISNHEVRFINQRTGHRFWAQFSARYNKEKDVAEGTIIDITDRKNAEELLRESQRALATLMINLPGMAYRCSYNRKWTMEFVSNGCRDLTGFEPSDLVEDGTVAFFDLIHPDDQEPVRDQIRRAVRKREKFQIFYRILTADGSEKSVWEQGLGVFSPQGELQAIEGFIIDITDRKRLEADLEREQRELKMSCDRLLESERILRINEERLRMAQRIGRTGSWEYEVGAETIWGSEEGLVILGYPPVARSLPLAEIEDLIPERERVHQALEDLIEKGAAYDIEYLIHPADGSEPKVIHSMALLERDSWGSPVRIRGMIQDITTRKRADEEIAFNNSILATQQGTSPDGILVVDESGRILHYNQKFIAIWNIPEDLIAARVDEPVLRFVLEQLPDPEIALSRIRSLYDHREEKSFEELHVKDGRTIERFSAPMLGEGGKYYGRVWYFRDITDRRRAVQALASANRKLTLLSGVTRHDITNQLTLLQGYRKVLERKVTDPGLAEYFLKIDEAARRISVMIQFTGEYEKIGVDAPAWQDCSTLVEAMEKTSLPGGIARVNEIPPGYEVFADPLIAKVLYCLMENAVRHGVAITTVRFGAQESGSELLILCEDDGGGIPAEEKERIFDLGYGRNTGLGLYLAREILSLTGITIRETGVPGTGARFEMRAPEGVWRRNRSGE; translated from the coding sequence GTGATTTCCAATACCATACAGATCCTCTATGTTGATGACGAATCCGAACTTCTGGAGATCGGCAAGCTGTACCTGGAGGATGAACTGGACTTTTCCGTTGATTGCGTACTCTCGGGAGGGGATGCCCTCGAACGGATCTCGTCCGGCACGTACGATGTCATTGTCTCAGATTACCAGATGCCCCGGATGAACGGCATCACCCTGCTGAAGACCGTGCGTTCAGCGGGAAAGGATATCCCGTTCATCCTCTTCACCGGCAAGGGGCGGGAGGATGTGGTGATCGATGCCTTCAACCACGGGGCGGACTTCTATCTCCAGAAGGGCGGGGAGCCGGATGCCCAGTTTGCAGAACTGGCCCATAAGATCAGGAAATCCGTGGAGCGCAAGCGGGGGGATAGCGCGCTCCAGGAGAGCGAACGCAGGTACCGCAACCTGTACCAGTATGCCCTGGTCGGTCTCTTTGAGACGCGCCTTACGGACGGGACCATTGTGGCATGCAACCAGCGGTACTGCGATCTCTTCGGTTTTTTTTCCGTTGCGGATGCTATCGGGGAGAGCGTTGTCCATCTCTACGAGCAACCCGAGGATCGCCTCGAAGTGAGCCGGATTCTTCGCGAGCAGGGACAGATCAGCAATCACGAAGTCCGGTTCATCAACCAGAGGACCGGTCACCGGTTCTGGGCACAGTTTTCTGCACGGTACAATAAAGAGAAAGATGTGGCGGAAGGCACCATCATCGACATCACCGACAGAAAAAATGCCGAGGAGTTGCTGAGGGAGAGCCAGCGGGCCCTTGCAACGCTCATGATAAACCTGCCCGGGATGGCCTACCGGTGCAGCTACAACCGGAAATGGACCATGGAATTCGTGAGCAACGGATGCAGGGATCTCACGGGATTCGAGCCCTCCGATCTGGTCGAGGACGGTACGGTTGCTTTTTTTGATCTCATTCACCCGGATGACCAGGAGCCGGTCCGGGATCAGATCCGGCGGGCTGTGAGGAAGCGCGAGAAGTTCCAGATCTTTTACCGGATTCTCACCGCGGACGGATCGGAAAAAAGTGTCTGGGAGCAGGGTCTCGGGGTCTTCTCGCCCCAGGGAGAGTTACAGGCAATTGAGGGATTCATCATCGATATAACCGACAGAAAACGCCTGGAGGCGGACCTGGAGAGGGAGCAGCGCGAGCTGAAGATGTCCTGCGACCGGCTTTTGGAGAGCGAACGGATACTCCGGATCAACGAAGAGAGGCTGCGCATGGCGCAGAGGATCGGCCGTACCGGCAGCTGGGAGTACGAGGTGGGGGCGGAGACCATATGGGGATCGGAGGAGGGGCTCGTTATTCTCGGTTACCCGCCCGTTGCAAGATCCCTTCCGCTAGCAGAGATCGAAGATCTCATCCCGGAACGGGAGCGGGTTCACCAGGCCCTGGAGGATCTGATCGAGAAGGGGGCGGCGTACGATATTGAATATCTCATTCATCCTGCGGATGGATCCGAACCGAAAGTTATCCATTCCATGGCCCTGCTCGAGCGAGATTCCTGGGGAAGTCCGGTCCGGATCCGGGGGATGATTCAGGATATCACCACGCGCAAGCGGGCGGATGAAGAGATTGCATTCAACAATAGTATCCTTGCAACCCAGCAGGGGACGTCCCCTGACGGGATCCTCGTCGTGGATGAATCAGGCAGGATCCTGCATTACAACCAGAAATTCATTGCTATCTGGAATATCCCCGAGGATCTCATTGCAGCCCGGGTGGATGAGCCGGTGCTCCGGTTTGTTCTGGAACAGCTGCCCGATCCGGAGATCGCCCTGTCCCGGATCAGGTCCCTGTACGATCACCGGGAGGAGAAGAGTTTCGAGGAGCTCCACGTAAAGGATGGCAGGACGATCGAGCGGTTCTCGGCCCCAATGCTTGGAGAGGGGGGAAAATATTACGGGCGGGTCTGGTACTTCCGGGATATCACCGACCGGAGGAGGGCGGTGCAGGCGCTTGCATCGGCAAACAGGAAACTCACGCTCCTCTCCGGTGTCACCCGGCACGATATCACCAACCAGCTCACCCTGCTCCAGGGATACCGCAAGGTCCTGGAGCGAAAAGTAACGGATCCCGGTCTTGCCGAGTACTTCCTGAAGATCGATGAGGCTGCCCGGCGGATCTCGGTCATGATCCAGTTCACCGGGGAGTACGAGAAGATAGGGGTGGATGCCCCGGCCTGGCAGGACTGCAGCACGCTCGTTGAAGCCATGGAAAAAACCTCCCTGCCGGGCGGGATCGCAAGGGTAAATGAAATTCCTCCCGGATACGAAGTCTTCGCCGATCCGCTCATCGCCAAAGTCCTGTACTGCCTGATGGAAAATGCGGTCCGGCACGGTGTCGCGATCACGACAGTCCGGTTCGGGGCACAGGAGTCCGGATCCGAGCTGCTCATTCTCTGCGAAGATGACGGCGGAGGCATACCTGCAGAAGAGAAAGAGAGGATCTTCGATCTCGGGTATGGCCGGAATACCGGTCTTGGACTGTACCTTGCCCGGGAGATCCTCTCCCTGACCGGGATCACGATCCGGGAGACCGGCGTGCCGGGCACGGGTGCACGGTTCGAGATGAGGGCCCCGGAAGGAGTGTGGCGCAGGAACAGGAGCGGCGAATGA